Proteins encoded in a region of the Strix aluco isolate bStrAlu1 chromosome 26, bStrAlu1.hap1, whole genome shotgun sequence genome:
- the LOC141915646 gene encoding protein argonaute-4, whose amino-acid sequence MEALGPGPPASLFQPPRRPGLGTVGKPIRLLANHFQVQIPKIDVYHYDVDIKPEKRPRRVNREVVDTMVRHFKMQIFGDRQPGYDGKRNMYTAHPLPIGRDRVDMEVTLPGEGKDQTFKVSIQWVSVVSLQLLLEALAGHLNEVPEDSVQALDVITRHLPSMRYTPVGRSFFSPPEGYYHPLGGGREVWFGFHQSVRPAMWNMMLNIDVSATAFYRAQPIIEFMCEVLDIQNINEQTKPLTDSQRVKFTKEIRGLKVEVTHCGQMKRKYRVCNVTRRPASHQTFPLQLENGQAMECTVAQYFKQKYSLQLKYPHLPCLQVGQEQKHTYLPLEVCNIVAGQRCIKKLTDNQTSTMIKATARSAPDRQEEISRLVKSNSMVGGPDPYLKEFGIVVHNEMTELTGRVLPAPMLQYGGRNKTVATPNQGVWDMRGKQFYAGIEIKVWAVACFAPQKQCREDLLKSFTDQLRKISKDAGMPIQGQPCFCKYAQGADSVEPMFKHLKLTYVGLQLIVVILPGKTPVYAEVKRVGDTLLGMATQCVQVKNVVKTSPQTLSNLCLKINAKLGGINNVLVPHQRPSVFQQPVIFLGADVTHPPAGDGKKPSIAAVVGSMDGHPSRYCATVRVQTSRQETSQELLYSQEVIQDLTNMVRELLIQFYKSTRFKPTRIIYYRGGVSEGQMKQVAWPELIAIRKACISLEEDYRPGITYIVVQKRHHTRLFCADKTERVGKSGNVPAGTTVDSTITHPSEFDFYLCSHAGIQGTSRPSHYQVLWDDNCFTADELQLLTYQLCHTYVRCTRSVSIPAPAYYARLVAFRARYHLVDKDHDSAEGSHVSGQSNGRDPQALAKAVQIHHDTQHTMYFA is encoded by the exons atggaaGCGCTGGGACCCG GGCCCCCGGCAAGCCTTTTCCAGCCACCCCGTCGCCCAGGCCTGGGAACTGTTGGGAAACCCATCCGCCTCCTAGCCAACCATTTCCAGGTTCAGATCCCTAAGATTGATGTTTATCACTATGATGTAGATATCAAACCAGAAAAACGCCCCCGAAGAGTGAACAG AGAGGTGGTGGATACTATGGTGAGACACTTCAAGATGCAGATATTTGGTGATCGGCAGCCTGGATACGATGGGAAGCGGAACATGTACACTGCACACCCGTTACCTATTGGCCGGGATAGA GTGGATATGGAGGTGACCCTTCCAGGGGAGGGGAAGGACCAGACGTTTAAGGTGTCCATTCAGTGGGTGTCAGTCGTCagccttcagctgctgctggaggctctGGCAGGGCACTTGAATGAAGTTCCTGAGGACTCTGTACAGGCGCTCGACGTGATCACGCGGCACCTCCCCTCCATGAG gtacACTCCCGTCGGCCgctccttcttctccccccctgAAGGTTACTACCACCCCCTGGGAGGCGGCAGGGAGGTCTGGTTCGGTTTCCACCAGTCGGTCAGGCCTGCCATGTGGAACATGATGCTCAACATTGATG tgTCGGCAACTGCTTTCTATCGTGCCCAGCCTATCATTGAGTTCATGTGCGAGGTCCTGGACATTCAGAACATCAATGAACAAACCAAGCCTCTTACGGACTCCCAGCGTGTCAAGTTTACCAAAGAAATCAGAG GTCTAAAAGTGGAGGTTACCCATTGTGGCCAGATGAAGAGAAAATATCGAGTTTGCAATGTTACTCGGCGACCAGCCAGTCATCAGAC GTTTCCTCTGCAGCTGGAAAATGGGCAAGCAATGGAGTGTACAgtagctcagtattttaagcagaaGTACAGTCTGCAGCTAAAATATCCTCACCTTCCCTGTCTCCAAGTAGGCCAGGAACAGAAACACACGTACTTACCACTTGAG GTGTGTAACATAGTGGCAGGCCAGAGATGTATAAAGAAGCTAACGGACAATCAGACGTCGACGATGATAAAAGCAACTGCAAGATCTGCACCAGACCGACAGGAAGAAATCAGCAGACTA GTGAAAAGTAACAGTATGGTTGGTGGGCCTGATCCGTACCTGAAGGAGTTCGGTATTGTTGTCCATAATGAAATGACGGAGCTGACAGGCAGAGTTTTGCCGGCACCGATGCTGCAGTATGGAGGCAGG AACAAGACTGTGGCCACACCAAACCAAGGTGTGTGGGACATGAGAGGGAAGCAGTTCTATGCTGGCATTGAGATTAAAGTTTGGGCTGTTGCCTGTTTTGCTCctcaaaaacaatgcagggaagACTTACTAAA GAGTTTTACTGACCAGCTGCGCAAGATCTCGAAGGACGCGGGGATGCCAATCCAAGGCCAGCCCTGTTTCTGCAAATACGCCCAGGGTGCAGACAGCGTGGAGCCCATGTTTAAACACTTAAAACTGACTTATGTTGGCCTGCAGCTGATCGTGGTGATTCTACCTGGAAAGACACCCGTGTACG CTGAAGTAAAGCGGGTTGGTGACACTCTTCTAGGAATGGCCACTCAGTGTGTTCAGGTAAAGAATGTGGTAAAAACCTCACCACAAACGCTGTCCAACCTGTGTCTGAAGATAAATGCAAAGCTTGGAGGAATCAACAATGTGCTTGTACCTCATCAAAG GCCATCGGTGTTCCAGCAGCCAGTGATCTTTCTGGGAGCGGATGTGACTCACCCTCCCGCCGGGGATGGGAAGAAGCCTTCCATCGCTGCTGTGGTGGGCAGCATGGACGGGCACCCGAGCCGCTACTGTGCCACGGTGCGGGTGCAGACCTCGCGCCAGGAGACCTCCCAGGAGCTGCTCTACAGTCAGGAGGTGATACAGGACCTGACTAACATGGTGCGAGAACTATTGATCCAGTTTTACAAATCCACTCGTTTCAAGCCCACAAGGATCATTTACTACAGGGGCGGAGTATCCGAAGGACAGATGAAGCAG GTAGCTTGGCCAGAACTGATAGCAATCCGGAAGGCCTGTATTAGTTTGGAAGAAGATTATAGACCAGGAATAACCTACATCGTTGTGCAGAAAAGGCATCACACCAGACTATTCTGTGCTGACAAAACCGAAAGG GTGGGTAAGAGCGGCAACGTACCAGCGGGCACTACTGTGGACAGCACGATCACACATCCTTCTGAATTTGACTTTTACCTCTGTAGCCATGCAGGAATTCAG GGAACCAGCCGGCCCTCCCACTACCAGGTCTTGTGGGACGACAACTGTTTCACCGCAGACGAGCTGCAGCTCTTGACGTACCAGCTGTGTCACACGTACGTGCGGTGCACGCGGTCGGTCTCTATTCCAGCTCCCGCGTACTACGCCAGGCTGGTCGCGTTCAGGGCCAGGTACCATCTCGTGGACAAGGATCACGACAG TGCTGAAGGCAGCCACGTGTCGGGACAGAGCAACGGCCGCGATCCTCAGGCTCTGGCGAAGGCGGTGCAGATCCACCACGATACTCAGCACACGATGTATTTTGCTTGA